One Desulfovibrio sp. genomic region harbors:
- a CDS encoding aldo/keto reductase: MNNKNDKPGFSRRDFLKAAGVSGLAAGMAPAQALAAQGDPAASQAGGIPKRKLGKTGVDVSVLSLGGMFDTINNQLLLKQAHAWGVTYWDTAEAYGNGLSEEGFGRYFSRNPGARKDIFLVTKIVPKAGTDYTAKLDAALKRLQTDYVDLFFIHAISGIDEMAAHKDWAAAMKKAGKMKFFGFSTHTNMEDCMLGAAKLDWIDAVMVTYNYRLMQTPKMREAMEACAKTGIGVVAMKTQGGGPVKTDSEAELKMAGRFLSRGFTDKQAKLKAVWEEPLIASICSQMPNLTILSANVASARDKTSLAREDVEVFKTLAEDTKCDYCAGCGSICQGAVGGLVAVNDVMRCLMYYRDYGDKDLAREVFASLPDETRAKLLEVDYSGAERACPQGLAIAELMREAQTLLA, from the coding sequence ATGAATAATAAGAACGACAAACCAGGATTCTCCCGCAGGGACTTTCTCAAAGCTGCCGGAGTTTCCGGCCTTGCAGCCGGGATGGCCCCGGCCCAGGCTCTCGCCGCGCAAGGCGATCCAGCCGCTTCTCAAGCTGGCGGCATCCCCAAGCGCAAGCTTGGTAAAACCGGCGTGGACGTGTCCGTCTTGAGCCTTGGCGGCATGTTCGACACCATCAACAACCAACTGCTGCTCAAACAAGCCCACGCCTGGGGCGTCACCTATTGGGACACGGCCGAAGCCTACGGCAACGGTCTCTCGGAAGAGGGTTTCGGCCGCTACTTCAGCCGCAACCCGGGAGCACGAAAGGACATCTTCCTGGTCACCAAAATCGTGCCCAAGGCCGGCACCGACTATACCGCCAAGCTCGATGCCGCCCTAAAAAGGCTCCAGACGGACTACGTGGACCTCTTTTTCATTCACGCCATTTCAGGAATCGACGAGATGGCTGCGCACAAAGACTGGGCAGCGGCCATGAAAAAGGCCGGCAAGATGAAGTTCTTCGGCTTCAGCACCCACACCAACATGGAAGACTGCATGTTAGGTGCCGCCAAGCTCGACTGGATCGACGCGGTCATGGTCACCTACAACTACCGCCTCATGCAGACTCCCAAGATGCGCGAAGCCATGGAAGCCTGCGCCAAAACCGGCATCGGCGTGGTGGCCATGAAGACCCAGGGCGGCGGCCCGGTGAAGACCGACTCCGAGGCGGAACTCAAGATGGCCGGCAGGTTCCTAAGCCGCGGTTTCACGGACAAGCAGGCCAAGCTCAAGGCGGTCTGGGAAGAGCCGCTCATCGCCAGCATCTGCTCCCAGATGCCCAACCTGACCATCCTTTCGGCCAACGTGGCCTCTGCCCGGGACAAGACTTCTCTTGCCCGCGAGGACGTCGAGGTTTTCAAAACCCTGGCCGAGGACACCAAGTGCGACTACTGCGCCGGATGCGGCAGCATCTGCCAGGGCGCGGTGGGCGGGCTTGTGGCTGTGAACGACGTCATGCGCTGCCTGATGTACTACCGCGACTATGGCGACAAGGATCTGGCCAGGGAGGTTTTCGCCTCGCTTCCTGACGAAACCCGCGCCAAGCTTCTGGAAGTGGACTACTCCGGCGCCGAGCGGGCCTGCCCGCAGGGGCTGGCCATTGCGGAGCTCATGCGCGAGGCCCAAACGCTTCTGGCCTAG
- a CDS encoding CZB domain-containing protein: MRWADMKIGRKIQLGFFSVTAIFLIVLLLTSREVSDVNYHANGTMQKYDLSMSLLQREIDHLKWAQALGQFVHDHSATELSVSSDATKCAFGKWFYSDDRTKLEQASPELKSLLTSIEQPHKELHGTAISIQKFKKEQNQAQAQEAYTTQTLKSLASVQELLQGMREKVKAGIDTDKKALMSDLDFTKILLYASTAISVVLAVLLSMFISRAISKPVRFLADCSVSIAGGDLSTKCKLSQNDELGQLSESMATMVDGLKDKIAEADRKAVEADGHSKQAEEALAQAETKEHQIKSILDMIRSIAHESLELSDSLSGYAGRLSTQMEQVKRGTEVQKSRLSEAASAMEQMNATVLEVAKNASDAADSAGTAQEKAREGADIVIESVKAIDKVSSVTEHLRSNMNELGTQAQSIGQVMNVISDIADQTNLLALNAAIEAARAGEAGRGFAVVADEVRKLAEKTMGATQEVGGKIKAIQDSVGLSIRDMEEAAKAVNHSNDLAEASGKSLQQIVDLTNVNAQNVQSIAAAAEEQSSASEHINGSLTDVNAVAHQTEAGMAETVEVVERLAEMADQLKGLIAQMQNTGDGDTGARQLSHGMGQRRLN, encoded by the coding sequence ATGCGTTGGGCAGACATGAAAATCGGTCGGAAAATACAGCTGGGTTTTTTCAGCGTTACAGCAATCTTTCTCATTGTGCTTTTGCTGACGTCGCGGGAAGTCAGCGACGTGAATTATCACGCCAACGGCACCATGCAGAAGTACGACCTCTCCATGAGCCTCTTGCAGCGCGAGATCGACCACCTCAAATGGGCGCAGGCCCTTGGCCAGTTCGTGCACGACCATAGCGCCACGGAGCTTTCCGTCTCTTCGGACGCCACCAAGTGCGCCTTTGGCAAATGGTTCTACAGCGACGACCGCACGAAGCTCGAACAGGCCAGCCCGGAGCTCAAAAGCCTGCTCACGTCCATTGAACAGCCCCACAAGGAGCTTCACGGAACGGCCATCTCCATCCAGAAGTTCAAGAAGGAGCAGAACCAGGCTCAAGCACAGGAGGCCTACACCACGCAGACGCTGAAGTCCCTGGCCTCGGTGCAGGAGCTCTTGCAGGGCATGCGGGAGAAGGTGAAGGCAGGCATCGATACGGACAAGAAAGCGTTGATGTCCGACCTCGATTTCACGAAGATCCTTCTCTACGCGTCAACCGCCATTTCCGTTGTGCTTGCCGTGTTGCTCAGCATGTTCATATCCAGGGCAATTTCCAAGCCCGTACGGTTTCTTGCGGACTGTTCGGTGAGCATTGCCGGTGGCGACCTTTCCACCAAGTGCAAGCTTTCCCAAAATGACGAGCTGGGCCAGCTTTCCGAGTCCATGGCCACCATGGTGGATGGGTTGAAGGACAAGATCGCCGAAGCCGACCGCAAGGCCGTGGAGGCTGATGGCCATTCCAAGCAGGCCGAGGAGGCCCTTGCCCAGGCCGAGACCAAGGAACACCAGATCAAGAGCATTCTGGACATGATCCGCTCCATCGCCCACGAATCCCTGGAGCTCTCGGACAGCTTGAGCGGCTATGCCGGTAGGCTGTCGACACAGATGGAGCAGGTCAAGCGGGGCACGGAAGTGCAGAAGAGCCGGTTGTCCGAAGCGGCATCGGCCATGGAGCAGATGAACGCCACGGTTCTGGAGGTGGCCAAGAACGCCAGCGATGCCGCGGACAGCGCGGGCACCGCCCAGGAAAAGGCTCGCGAAGGGGCTGACATCGTCATCGAGAGCGTCAAAGCCATAGACAAGGTAAGCTCCGTTACCGAGCATCTTCGTTCGAACATGAACGAACTCGGCACCCAGGCCCAATCCATCGGCCAAGTCATGAACGTCATCAGCGACATCGCGGACCAGACCAACCTGCTGGCCTTAAACGCCGCCATAGAGGCGGCCAGGGCAGGCGAAGCAGGGCGCGGGTTCGCCGTGGTGGCCGACGAGGTTCGCAAACTGGCCGAGAAGACCATGGGCGCCACCCAGGAGGTCGGCGGCAAGATAAAGGCCATTCAGGATTCCGTGGGCCTTAGCATCCGGGACATGGAAGAGGCGGCCAAGGCCGTCAACCACTCCAATGATCTTGCTGAAGCATCTGGAAAATCACTCCAGCAGATTGTGGATTTGACCAACGTGAACGCCCAGAACGTGCAGAGCATAGCTGCCGCTGCCGAGGAGCAGTCTTCCGCTTCGGAGCACATTAACGGCAGCCTGACCGATGTGAATGCTGTGGCGCACCAGACCGAAGCGGGCATGGCCGAAACAGTGGAAGTGGTGGAACGTCTTGCGGAAATGGCGGATCAGCTCAAGGGGCTCATCGCTCAGATGCAGAACACCGGCGACGGCGATACGGGCGCTCGCCAGCTGTCCCATGGCATGGGGCAAAGGCGGTTGAATTAA
- a CDS encoding AAA family ATPase, with protein sequence MSGIDHSKPMPSNPDAEQSVLAAIMARPERIEEAAVELSPESFHVPSHRIMYQAMLTLREQARTVDLVTLADSLSQMGKLEDVGGPIRLAEIAAGYVGNFIESVRIVREMAARRSFVETGLALVDGGHDMTRDLPALARLANKAGATAVLNGPRLVVADAAQLLSLELPPREYILTPVIPRQGLVMLYAPRGVGKTFVALSLAYAAASGQWVFRWQAPKPRRVLYLDGEMPANTMQQRLAAIVAGYELELPGPDWLQFITPDLQGLGLRMPNLATPEGQAAIMPHLEGVDLVVVDNLATLARAGRENDAEGWLPVQAWMLGLRQRGLSVCMVHHAGKGGQQRGTSSREDVLDTVIALRRPHDYQQEEGARFEVHLEKARGICGEDAKSFEATLETQGDALVWRCRDIEDARLAQIRALLDEKMTVREIAEETGIPRSTVQRMKRKLEAA encoded by the coding sequence ATGAGCGGCATTGACCATTCCAAACCCATGCCCTCGAACCCCGACGCGGAACAATCCGTACTGGCCGCGATTATGGCCCGTCCGGAACGCATCGAAGAGGCAGCCGTAGAACTGAGCCCGGAGAGCTTCCACGTCCCCTCCCATAGGATCATGTACCAGGCCATGCTGACGTTGCGGGAGCAAGCTAGAACCGTTGACCTTGTGACCCTGGCTGATTCGCTCTCGCAAATGGGGAAGCTCGAAGACGTTGGCGGCCCGATCCGCTTGGCGGAAATTGCGGCGGGGTACGTTGGCAACTTCATTGAGTCCGTTCGGATCGTCCGTGAAATGGCCGCGCGGCGATCCTTTGTTGAAACAGGCCTGGCCCTTGTGGACGGCGGCCACGACATGACCCGCGACCTGCCCGCCCTGGCCCGGCTGGCGAACAAGGCGGGGGCAACGGCAGTGCTCAACGGGCCGCGCCTTGTGGTGGCTGACGCGGCGCAACTGCTCTCATTGGAGCTGCCACCGCGCGAGTACATCCTCACCCCCGTGATACCCCGCCAGGGCCTTGTGATGCTCTACGCTCCGCGCGGGGTGGGCAAGACCTTCGTGGCGCTGAGCCTGGCTTATGCCGCCGCTTCGGGGCAGTGGGTGTTCCGCTGGCAGGCTCCCAAACCCCGCCGGGTGCTCTACCTGGACGGCGAGATGCCAGCCAACACCATGCAGCAACGGCTGGCCGCCATCGTGGCCGGGTATGAACTGGAACTGCCCGGCCCCGATTGGCTGCAATTCATCACACCCGATCTTCAAGGCCTGGGGTTGCGAATGCCCAATCTCGCTACGCCTGAAGGGCAAGCGGCCATCATGCCGCACCTTGAGGGCGTTGACCTGGTTGTGGTGGATAACCTTGCCACTTTGGCGCGGGCTGGCCGGGAAAATGACGCCGAAGGCTGGTTGCCGGTCCAGGCATGGATGCTTGGCCTGCGCCAGCGGGGCTTGAGCGTATGCATGGTCCACCACGCCGGGAAAGGCGGCCAGCAACGGGGTACGTCCAGCCGCGAAGACGTGCTTGATACGGTGATAGCTCTCAGACGCCCCCACGACTACCAACAGGAAGAAGGCGCACGTTTCGAAGTCCACCTTGAAAAGGCTCGGGGTATCTGCGGCGAAGACGCCAAGAGCTTCGAGGCCACGCTTGAAACTCAAGGTGACGCCCTTGTCTGGCGATGCCGCGACATCGAAGACGCGCGGTTAGCCCAGATTCGCGCCTTGCTGGATGAAAAGATGACCGTCCGGGAGATTGCCGAAGAGACCGGCATCCCCAGGTCCACCGTCCAGAGAATGAAACGGAAACTGGAGGCGGCATAA
- a CDS encoding AlpA family phage regulatory protein translates to MQAEHQKERLLRLPTVLDRVGYKRSRFLDLVRLGVFPRPVKLGARAVAWPESQIDAIVERLASGQGVPHE, encoded by the coding sequence ATGCAAGCCGAGCATCAAAAAGAACGCCTTCTTCGCCTCCCTACCGTCCTTGACCGTGTAGGCTACAAACGTAGCCGTTTCCTCGACCTCGTACGCCTCGGGGTATTCCCCCGCCCGGTGAAACTCGGAGCCCGTGCCGTGGCTTGGCCGGAGAGCCAGATCGACGCCATCGTGGAACGCCTCGCCTCCGGTCAGGGGGTGCCCCATGAGTAA
- a CDS encoding tyrosine-type recombinase/integrase yields the protein MALTDLAVRNAKPGPTLVRIADARGLSLEIAPSGGKRWRFRYRFNGKANMLSLGVYPDVSLKDARERRDEARRLLAQCIDPAQVRKAVETQDAENVETFERIAREWWAKFQPTWTEEHGGQILRRLELNVFPWIGPRPIKDVTAPEILTLARRIESRGALEMAHRTIQGCGQVFRYGIATGRCERNPAADLRGALPPVKEKHHPSIIDPKAIAPLLRSMDNYQGSPVTACALRLAPLVFVRPGELRHAEWSEIDQEAKEWRIPGHKMKMREQHIVPLCRQAIAIIEELRPITGHGKYLFPSMRTLDRPMSENTVNGALRRLGYTKDELTGHGFRSMASTLLNEQGWNRDAIERQLAHAERDNIRAAYNYAEFLPERRKMMQAWADYLDALKSGAKVIPIHQERMKGN from the coding sequence ATGGCACTTACCGATCTGGCCGTGAGGAACGCAAAGCCCGGCCCCACCCTCGTCAGGATCGCAGACGCCCGAGGCCTGTCCCTGGAGATCGCCCCTAGCGGGGGAAAGCGTTGGCGCTTCCGGTATCGCTTCAACGGCAAGGCCAACATGCTGTCCCTCGGGGTCTACCCTGACGTTTCCCTCAAGGATGCCCGCGAGCGGCGCGACGAAGCCCGCAGGCTTCTCGCCCAGTGCATTGACCCTGCCCAAGTTCGCAAAGCCGTTGAGACTCAGGATGCCGAGAACGTCGAGACGTTCGAGCGCATTGCCCGCGAATGGTGGGCCAAGTTCCAACCTACCTGGACCGAGGAACACGGTGGGCAAATCCTTCGCCGTCTGGAATTGAACGTCTTCCCCTGGATCGGCCCGCGCCCAATCAAGGACGTCACTGCCCCCGAAATCCTGACGCTGGCCCGCCGCATCGAGTCACGTGGAGCCCTGGAAATGGCGCACAGAACCATCCAAGGATGCGGCCAAGTTTTTCGCTACGGCATCGCCACTGGCAGATGCGAGAGAAATCCCGCCGCCGACCTTCGCGGGGCTCTCCCTCCGGTCAAAGAAAAACACCACCCCAGCATCATAGACCCCAAGGCTATCGCCCCCCTCCTCCGCTCCATGGACAATTACCAGGGCTCGCCGGTCACAGCTTGCGCCCTGCGCTTGGCCCCCCTGGTGTTCGTGCGCCCTGGCGAGCTTCGCCATGCTGAGTGGAGCGAGATCGACCAGGAGGCCAAGGAGTGGCGAATTCCCGGCCACAAGATGAAGATGCGAGAGCAGCACATCGTCCCTCTATGCAGGCAGGCCATCGCCATCATCGAAGAACTGCGCCCAATCACCGGCCACGGGAAGTACCTCTTCCCTTCCATGCGGACCCTGGACCGGCCCATGAGCGAGAACACCGTCAATGGAGCCCTACGCCGCCTGGGCTACACCAAAGACGAACTGACCGGCCACGGGTTTCGGTCCATGGCCTCTACCCTGCTTAACGAACAAGGCTGGAACCGTGACGCCATCGAGCGCCAGCTTGCCCATGCCGAGCGTGACAACATCCGAGCGGCGTATAACTATGCTGAGTTCTTACCTGAGCGGCGGAAGATGATGCAGGCCTGGGCGGATTACCTGGACGCCTTGAAGTCTGGCGCAAAAGTGATACCGATTCATCAAGAGCGAATGAAAGGTAATTAG
- a CDS encoding cupin domain-containing protein: MSLPTSYDRDISRRIKDLREVLNLSPEDLAGHLDVSVEDILSYESGEREVPVSYLYAVAKATGVDLTALITGTEAKLHQYCLVKKGQGLSATRRKAYKYQSLAYRFNKPSMEPFLVTVPPREREGMDYNQHAGEEFIFLLQGRMEVVLGKDTVVLEPQDSLYFSSTIPHAMRALDGKEAVFLDVII; this comes from the coding sequence ATGAGCCTTCCGACTTCCTACGACCGCGACATCTCCCGGCGTATCAAGGATTTGCGCGAAGTCCTAAACCTTTCACCAGAGGATCTGGCCGGGCATCTGGACGTTTCGGTGGAAGACATCCTGTCCTACGAATCCGGGGAACGCGAAGTCCCGGTCAGCTACCTCTACGCGGTGGCCAAGGCCACGGGGGTGGATCTTACGGCCCTCATCACAGGAACCGAGGCGAAGCTGCACCAGTACTGCCTGGTCAAGAAGGGCCAAGGCCTCTCCGCCACGCGCCGCAAGGCCTATAAGTACCAGTCCCTGGCGTACCGGTTCAACAAGCCTTCCATGGAGCCCTTCCTGGTAACCGTTCCCCCGCGCGAACGCGAAGGCATGGATTACAACCAGCATGCCGGAGAGGAGTTCATCTTCCTGCTTCAGGGGCGAATGGAAGTGGTGCTGGGCAAGGACACGGTGGTCCTCGAACCGCAGGACAGCCTGTATTTCAGCTCCACGATCCCGCACGCCATGCGTGCCCTGGATGGAAAAGAGGCCGTTTTCCTGGACGTCATCATCTAG
- a CDS encoding helix-turn-helix domain-containing protein — protein sequence MSNNTPQKQKNPSWHQGFSENTNVENNTPNLSQTAAPVKIDEAANTSDAQRKRLLEVLRNRSLTTLEARRELDVLHPAARVMELRKQGYDIQTIRVPDLTSEGRAHNVARYILRGDCR from the coding sequence ATGAGTAACAACACCCCCCAGAAACAGAAAAACCCCAGCTGGCACCAGGGCTTTTCTGAAAACACAAACGTAGAAAACAACACCCCCAATCTGTCCCAAACCGCCGCTCCGGTCAAGATCGACGAAGCGGCCAACACCTCCGACGCCCAGCGCAAGCGCCTTCTGGAAGTTCTCCGCAACCGGAGCCTGACCACCCTGGAGGCCCGGCGGGAACTGGACGTGCTCCACCCCGCAGCCCGTGTCATGGAGCTTCGCAAACAAGGTTACGACATCCAGACCATCCGTGTCCCTGACCTGACCTCCGAAGGCCGCGCCCACAACGTGGCCCGCTACATCCTTCGGGGGGACTGCCGATGA
- a CDS encoding AMP-binding protein, with protein MQPEFTRYESFDDFSAQFKVDVPANYNFAFDFLDVEAKKDPKRPAMVHIGPDGTRRDYDLVFFSAHSNRLANAFKALGIGKGDKIMIVLQRRVEFWVAVLALHKIGAVPVPSPHLLTAHDVEFRVNKAGIKGCVVEEDFVERVDAVKAACPTLKMFVRVGEKPVGSGWSAYEAIEAAASADFARPADAPGGDDIMFIFFSSGTTGMPKMVVHNHKYPLGHITTGVYWHDLRPGDLHLTVADTGWAKSIWGKFFGQWMAGACVFTWDYRGKFVPAELLQVICDHKVTVFCAPPTIYRFLIREDLTKFDLSNLRHCTTAGELLNEGVFHAWKKATGLTIYEGYGQTETTLQIGAFGNMPVKPGSIGKPCPGWDIVLLDARDNLCPAGEEGEICIRLGDGKTLGLFEGYLYEPEKTASVMYGGYYHTGDKAWADEDGYFWFLGRNDDLIKSSGYRIGPFEVESALITHPAVVEAAVTGVPDAERGQAVKATLVLAPGYEPSPELVKEIQNHVKSVTAPYKYPRIVEFLPELPKTISGKIKRAEIRAKDEGKDTGSAI; from the coding sequence ATGCAGCCTGAATTTACGCGCTACGAGAGCTTCGATGATTTTTCCGCCCAATTTAAAGTGGATGTTCCCGCCAACTACAATTTCGCGTTCGACTTCCTGGACGTGGAGGCGAAGAAGGACCCCAAACGCCCGGCCATGGTGCACATAGGCCCGGACGGAACGCGCCGCGACTACGACCTGGTCTTCTTCAGCGCCCACTCGAACAGGTTGGCCAACGCCTTCAAGGCCCTGGGCATCGGCAAGGGCGACAAGATCATGATCGTGCTCCAGCGCCGCGTGGAGTTCTGGGTGGCGGTTCTGGCCCTCCACAAGATCGGGGCCGTGCCTGTGCCTTCGCCGCATCTGCTCACCGCGCACGACGTGGAATTTCGCGTGAACAAGGCGGGCATCAAGGGCTGCGTGGTCGAAGAGGATTTCGTGGAGCGTGTGGACGCCGTCAAGGCCGCCTGCCCGACGCTTAAGATGTTCGTCCGGGTTGGCGAAAAACCGGTCGGTTCCGGCTGGAGCGCCTACGAAGCCATCGAGGCGGCCGCGTCCGCGGATTTTGCCAGGCCGGCCGACGCTCCCGGCGGCGACGACATCATGTTCATCTTCTTTTCCTCAGGCACCACCGGCATGCCCAAGATGGTGGTGCACAACCACAAGTATCCGCTGGGGCACATAACCACCGGCGTCTACTGGCACGACCTGCGCCCCGGCGACCTGCACCTCACCGTGGCCGATACCGGGTGGGCCAAGTCCATCTGGGGCAAGTTCTTCGGCCAGTGGATGGCCGGGGCCTGCGTGTTCACCTGGGACTACCGGGGCAAGTTCGTCCCGGCCGAGCTTCTCCAGGTGATCTGCGACCATAAGGTCACCGTGTTCTGCGCCCCTCCCACTATCTACCGTTTCCTCATCCGCGAGGACCTCACCAAGTTCGACCTCTCCAACCTCCGGCACTGCACCACGGCGGGCGAGCTCCTGAACGAGGGAGTGTTCCACGCCTGGAAGAAGGCCACCGGGCTCACCATCTACGAGGGATACGGCCAGACCGAGACCACCCTGCAGATCGGCGCCTTCGGCAACATGCCCGTGAAACCGGGCTCCATCGGCAAACCCTGCCCAGGGTGGGACATCGTGCTTCTGGACGCCAGGGACAACCTCTGTCCGGCCGGTGAGGAGGGAGAAATCTGCATTCGCCTTGGCGACGGCAAGACCCTGGGGCTTTTCGAGGGGTACCTGTACGAGCCCGAGAAGACGGCCTCGGTGATGTACGGAGGCTACTACCACACCGGAGACAAGGCCTGGGCCGATGAGGACGGCTACTTCTGGTTCCTTGGCCGCAACGACGACCTCATCAAGTCCAGCGGCTACCGCATCGGGCCTTTCGAGGTGGAAAGCGCCCTGATTACGCACCCGGCCGTGGTCGAGGCCGCAGTTACCGGCGTTCCCGATGCCGAGCGCGGCCAGGCGGTGAAGGCCACCCTGGTTCTTGCTCCAGGATACGAGCCGTCTCCGGAACTGGTGAAGGAGATCCAGAACCACGTGAAAAGCGTGACCGCTCCTTATAAGTATCCCCGGATAGTGGAGTTTCTTCCTGAGCTTCCCAAGACCATCAGCGGCAAGATCAAGCGTGCCGAAATCCGGGCCAAGGACGAGGGAAAAGACACAGGCTCGGCCATATAA